The nucleotide window CGGCAACGCTCGATGCGCATCCTGAAGCCGATCCGCCAGACGGCGATAGCCGCGCGAGCGCGTGGTCGCGTTGAAATCCCCCATGAGGATCACAGGTTCGTGGCAATGCGGGTCGCCGAGCCATTCGGGCCCGAGCAGCGCATTGACCTGCATCAGCCGCTCGCGCCCAAGGACGCTGAGATGGGTGTTGATCACCTGCACGGTAGCGTTGCCCATTCGAATCGAGGACCACAATGCGCCACGCGGCTCAAGCCAGGGTAGGCGCAGCGCCGGCAAGGGCCCGGCCTTTACGGTTCGCGCCGGCCAGCGGCTGAGGATGGCGTCGCCGTAAAGTTCCTCCATGACGCGCAATGCCGGGAAGAACTGCACGTCCATCCCGAGATCGCGGGCGATCATTTCCGCTTGATCGACATGGCCGCTGCGTGCGCGCCCGACATCCAATTCCTGCAGGCCGACGATATCAGGATGACAGGAGGCGATCACTTCCGCGATGCGCTGCGGCGACCAGGTGCGATCGACGCCCCGGCAGCGATGGACGTTGTAGGTCATGACCCGGAAGGACACTTCGGCGCGCGGGCCACCGGACAAGACAGCCATTTCGTTTCTCGTCTGCGCCGAAACCGCCCCGCGGGAAACCGGCGAGCCTGCGCACTGGTTCCACACGCCCTGGCGTGTGGCAACACGCTACCGTCAGCGACCGTATGGTCCAGAGCGCGCAGATACGCGATCAGGTCTGCGTGCTCCTGCTCGTGCCGCAGCTGCGGCAAAGCCATCTTCTTAGTGTCCGGCACCGCGTTCTGCGGGTCGGTGAGAAATGCGTCGAGTGCGCAGGCTTGCTCACGAGCCCGTTTTGCTGCGCGTTCCTTGGCGTCCGAATAGTCGAGCCGGCTAGCGCCGCCGCCGGGGGTCGGCCCATAGTGAATCCGGCATGCGGAAGCCGGCCCTGGCCGCGAACCAGGTCGGGCTTTCTGCTAATTGATTGCTCGGTCACTGAGCCGCTGTCAAACGGCAGCCGCGCCGGCGGTCGCACGTCGGTTCTTTCATAGCGGACCTGCCGGTGACCAGGCTCTTACCTCAGGGCAAGTTCGCCGACAGTCTGCCTACTCGAAGCTGCGGGTGCAGCCACGCGCCAACTGCCCGGTCAATACGGACCGTAGTAGCTATAGCCCCACTGAGGTCCGACGGCCACTGCGCCAGCGCTGGATGCATACCCGTAAGGCCCATAACCGGCGTTAGGTTTATGGCCGCGAGGCCCGTAGTAGTAGGACGGAAATGGCGAGAACCTATGTCCATAGCCGCCCAGCAGATACGGCGTGCTGGGGTAGTAGAACCCCATAACTCCCGGCTCCTGGGTTGCTTCTGCTCGAGCCGTAGCCGGGTTCGCGAGCACGGCCAGCGAAAGCAATCCAGCAGCGAACATAAATGTCGTCCTGTTCATTTCGCTTCTCCCTTGTCTACCTCGAGTCAATCGAAGCCAAGGGACGTCGTTCCAACGAGATTCTTCGTTTCAGCGTTCACAAGCGAACGCGGTCCGCGGGATCCAATGATCGGTGGCAACTTAGCGTCGCCGGCCCATCCGAACGAACTTGGAAGCTCCCGATCTAGGCAACCCAACCGGACTGAATCGCGGCAAGCAGACCGTAATGGACCTAGTCTTCGAGATCGAATCCGAGCTGAAGGCCGGCTATCGAGGGTACTATAGCTGCGTCGGTGGTGGATCCAACTCAGCATAAGTGGATTCCCGCCTTCTCTACTGCCATTGATCTAGCCTTGAGCCGCGGACGCCGCGCATCCTTCAACTCACAAAGCAGCCCATCGCAAGCAGGTCGCCGCGCACGAATATGATCGGGTCCTTCTCGGGTTTGCCTTGTCCGAAATCATAGCGCTGGCCAGCGCCTGTATCGCGGTGAACCACAGCGAACAAGTTGGTACCGCTTTCCACCGGTACTCACATCTGATCTCGACTAGATGGCTCTGCGCGGACCTGAGCGCGATGTGTCCAGTTGATGAGGAGCGCACGAGCTGGCTCTCGGCGCGGCTCGGGTGAATCGCCACAAACCCATCTGCGGCCATATTGATCGTCACTTTGCCGCCAACGAAGTCTTCGCGCACCTCAATCTGCGGATAACGCGACTGCAGAATGATCGTTATGACAATCCGGCGGCGAAACAGGGTTCCTTCTTGCCGGAAGGCCATATCGCCTAGACTAGTTCTCACGAAGCCAATTCTTCATAGGTGTTGCTCCGCCGTTTTCCCGCGCAGACTACGATGACACATGGAGATCACCGCAAGGGATATTCGATCAGGCCATCCAGCTTACGATCGCCAAAACCAGAAGTACGGCTAAAACCCCTGTCATAGCGGTGATTTGCCACGGGCGCATGCGCCGGAAAGTAAAGGACTCGCGAGCGAACCGATCATTCGCAGCCTCGGGCGGCGTGCTCCGCCGTTTGTCAGCTCCGGGCTCCGTCATTGGGAACACCTCTTTCGTCAGTGACATTTGTCGTAGAAATGGCTCCGCTCCTGTTTCGTTCCTTAGAGTCGCGGGTTGACGCTCTGTGATCGCCGCACACGGTACGCGACCGGACCATTCATGAGCAGGCCGGGTACAAGCGGGCCTGACGGAGAGACATCGGATCAGATCGAAAGTGAAACAACAACGTTGCGCGGCTGCTGTGCTGAAACCGGAAATCTCACGCCGGAATGCGCGTCACCCTCGAACTCGCGATTGGCATGCTGATCATTGCGCTTGTCGTCGGGGCGCTCGGCTTCACCGGTATAGCAAAAGGTCCAGCAAGCATCGCGAAGTTCATCTTCGTAGCGTTTCTCGCGATCCTTGCGCCTCGTCTTCGTCTTGGGTCCGCTTGGCGTCATCGCTTTGTTCTAAGGACCAGCGTTCGTTGGCCAGCATCGCGAGCTTGCGATGTTTGCGTGCCGCCGCACTCACCGGCCTGGTCGACACATCGCGCTTGAGCGAAATGGTGAGACGCGGATTTGTGCCAGTATGACAAGCAGTATATCGCTTGCAGCACTCGCACGCGACATGAGCACTGATAAGACGAGCGATCTGGGCCGGAATGGGAATCGAAACTCGGCACATGCGGCCGTCAGCTGGCGACACGCTCACCCGGCCGTGGCAGGCTGGTGGTGCCGTGCCGTCACTTTTGAGCGGCCGATCGTGGTTTGACAGCGAGATAACGTGGACGAGACGTCGACGCCTTTTCAAACCGAATCTGATCCAGACAATTGTCCGAAGGGAGGTCGCCAAAAGCGCAGCTGGCAAACTCGATGAGTAGGCCGTCAAGCCGGTCGCACGCGTCCTCAGAAAGATCAAACTGCATAGGTACGGGCGCGTACCGGACCGCGTTCCCCGAGATGCGTGGAATGATGGCGGTCCCGCTTGAGACGCCTGTTGAAGTCAGTTCCTCGCTCCCATCGTACGCCTTCGCAATCACCCTGATCGAGCGAAGGGGTATGTTCCCTTCATAGCGAATCTGCACAGGAATTCGGCATTCGAACGCTCTCCCCTCCTGCAAGGGCTTTGTTTCGAGAATGACCGGCCTGCTGTCAGCATGCGCCCGCACCGGAATCATAAGAGCCGCCACAGTCGTCGCTGTGATGACCAGAGCGGTGTACCTGGCGCGGTGCCGTGGACCTCGTCGAGCGGAACTGCCTACGGCCATATGGAATCTCCTTCTTCGCTCTTGACCGAACTTTCGCAACGATGAAGCTGACTTCGGCTATGCCGGCAATCCGCGACGCATCACGGGCAGGGAGCTATCGCGGGCTTTGCTATTCATTCCAGGAGCACTCGTGTTGCAGAACAACCCTCGGGTGCTGCACAACGCTGCTGTGCAGCACTAGAGGGCCCAGCGATCCTCTCGTTTGCGCGCTGCGTTCTCGTTCAAGCGATTCGCAATATCCTCTGCCAACGATTCCGATTGCGCATTCGCGACCGCCACTCCATCCTGGGTGACCAATGCCTTGCCGTCAGCGACAACGGGGAAATCGTTTGGATGTAGTGTCTTCTTTTCCATGCCTAGCTCTCCAGCGTCGTTTCTCATGATCAAGACTTGAAAGAGGATTGCTCATCGTCTTTTGCCTCCGCAATGCACCAATCAATAGCTTCAATCCGGAAAGCGGGCGGCGTGCTGTCTGCGGGCACCATGACAATGTGCCACGCTCACGCGCTCGACAACGTCGCTGTGACAATGCCGTGCCCGAAGCGCTGCTTCGCCGGAAGCGGTCCCAAATCGTAGGGCATTGACGGCTGCCACGGATGGAGCCGCGCGACGTCCCCAGGGAAGTTGCACCCAGGTTAGTGCAGCTACTTACCTCCGTTGGCAGAGTTCCCCGCGACAAATAGGGGCATTCCATCTTACGGTCTCCGTCGTCTGCGTTATTCTGCACCCGCATTGCCGTCGCGGAACCGTGTCAAGTCAACGGGGATGGCCGCCGCATCCGCGTGCTCGGCCGTCGCATAGGGCAATCCAAAGTAGCTAGCGCCCGCGTTCCATCGCTCCACAGGCCGTTCCGGGAAGCCAAACGCATATGTTCCGCCTCCGCTTCTCGAATCTCGGGTGATCAACACAGCAATCAGATTTCCCGCGCGCGTGAAGACGGCGTCGGAAACATACC belongs to Bradyrhizobium icense and includes:
- a CDS encoding DUF1328 domain-containing protein, coding for MLIIALVVGALGFTGIAKGPASIAKFIFVAFLAILAPRLRLGSAWRHRFVLRTSVRWPASRACDVCVPPHSPAWSTHRA
- a CDS encoding endonuclease/exonuclease/phosphatase family protein, translated to MAVLSGGPRAEVSFRVMTYNVHRCRGVDRTWSPQRIAEVIASCHPDIVGLQELDVGRARSGHVDQAEMIARDLGMDVQFFPALRVMEELYGDAILSRWPARTVKAGPLPALRLPWLEPRGALWSSIRMGNATVQVINTHLSVLGRERLMQVNALLGPEWLGDPHCHEPVILMGDFNATTRSRGYRRLADRLQDAHRALPRRAGAPNRATFPTRYPSLRIDHIFVGPSVEILDVRTVRTPLASFASDHLPVVAELRVSLSGSAASRDHAGLHRDAIDTNS